In Spea bombifrons isolate aSpeBom1 chromosome 12, aSpeBom1.2.pri, whole genome shotgun sequence, the following proteins share a genomic window:
- the LAYN gene encoding layilin, with the protein MMDLLKAFTSFMIVYIHSCNGTSLESVDMIQRAGQIVCKHGTQKPCYKIIYFHDTSRRVNFEEAQDACKRDGGHLMTIGSEAEQRLIEKLIQSLTASDGDFWLGLRRTEEDTQNSSDCQSLYSWVDGSKPTFWNWYVDEPSCGSEVCVVMYHQPSAPPGVGGPYKFQWNDDRCNMRNNFICKYALEKPADPPSRNSSIADAVTVTLNPSGPIDSAKKTNETVHDAEETFFHYILIATIPLTTLVLIFIGVLCCCIAEKRRQESSDTSDKEPSFWLSPNRRNSPNLEIYNVIKRQTDADLTGARPYIRNTSFRVHSGENSPPDNLSGDYDNMGEHHSESGFVTLASTESGFVTNELYELSNHRYGRSTESGWVENEIYGY; encoded by the exons ATGATGGATCTTCTTAAAGCTTTTACAAGTTTTATGATTGTCTATATCCATTCCTGCAATGGGACCAGTCTGGAAAGTG TGGATATGATCCAAAGGGCAG GACAAATTGTATGCAAGCATGGGACACAGAAGCCCTgctacaaaataatttattttcacgATACTTCACGGAGGGTGAACTTTGAGGAGGCTCAAGATGCATGTAAACGGGATGGTGGTCATCTTATGACTATCGGGTCTGAGGCAGAACAAAGACTCATAGAAAAGCTTATTCAGAGCCTCACAGCATCTGATGGGGACTTCTGGCTGGGCCTTAGGAGGACAGAAGAAGACACTCAGAATTCCAGTGATTGCCAGAGTCTTTATAGTTGGGTAGATGGGAGCAAACCCACATTCTG GAATTGGTACGTAGATGAGCCATCCTGTGGAAGTGAGGTTTGTGTAGTTATGTACCATCAGCCATCTGCTCCACCTGGAGTTGGAGGGCCCTACAAGTTCCAATGGAATGATGATCGATGCAACATGAGGAACAACTTCATATGCAAGTATGCGTTAG AAAAACCAGCAGATCCTCCTTCTAGAAACTCTTCCATCGCGG atgCTGTGACAGTTACTTTGAATCCCAGTGGTCCAATAGACTCTGCCAAGAAGACTAATGAAACAGTGCATGATGCTGAAG AGACTTTTTTTCATTACATCCTTATTGCAACAATACCTCTAACAACCCTCGTGTTGATATTTATCGGGGTGCTTTGTTGCTGCATTGCAGAAAAAAG GAGACAGGAGAGCAGTGACACCAGTGACAAGGAGCCCAGTTTCTGGTTGTCTCCAAATCGCCGGAACAGCCCTAATTTGGAAATTTACAATGTAATCAAGAGGCAGACCGATGCGGATTTAACTGGAGCCAGACCTTATATCCGTAATACCTCATTTCGGGTTCACTCTGGTGAAAACTCGCCTCCAGATAATCTCTCGGGAGACTACGATAACATGGGGGAACATCATTCCGAGAGCGGATTTGTCACATTAGCCAGCACTGAAAGTGGGTTTGTCACCAATGAACTGTATGAGCTGAGTAACCACAGATACGGAAGGAGCACAGAGTCTGGCTGGGTAGAGAATGAAATCTATGGgtattaa